CAACGGGTTCTTTTAGCGTTACAATACTAAGGCCGATATCCAGGGCGCCTTCCTCAGGTCTTGCGTGCGGCATGGCGATTCCCGGTGAGATTACGATATAGGTTCCGTTCACCTCAACATTTTTTAGCATTGCCTGGATGTAAGACTCATCTGCCAGCCCCTTATCTACAAGGAGCCTGCCGCTTTCCTTAACGGCTTCATCCCGACTGGCGGCCTCAAATTTTGCTTTTATTAATTCTGTGGTCAAAATTTCTTTTAACATCGGTTGATAAATTCCTTTCTTTGGTTCTGAATTTTCTGTAATTCCCAAATATATACTCAATTCATTTTTTAAAGGCGCCAGCTTATGATCCTCGATTTCCACATATTTGCCAATAATGTTCATCACCTCGGCCATATGGATCCTGGCAGTTAAAAATGACAATTGGCTCTGTATTTCCTTTATGTCATAATCCGATAAATAAGGGCTTACTTTCAGTACCTTTGTGTCCTTCCACTTAAAAGGTACCGTGGATATGATCAGGTCCGGAGTATGTTCCTTCAGCCACAGTGCCGCATTTCTCACACTGAATGTCCCCAATATATTCACATGGAAGATTGCCTGCAGCCTGCTTTTTAATATCTCAGAAGTGCTGATTCCTGCGTTGCAGACAATGATGACATTGGGCGTCCTGCGGATCTGTTTTTCATTTCTTTCTATTACGGAAGCAAAAAACAATGTGAAATATGATATCTCGTGCTCATTAAAATGCACTTTAAGCTCTTCTTCAAGTACCTTTACACTCTTTTCCACTGCTTTATTAAGCTGGTAGAAATTTTCCAAAACATAGCTCAATAATGGATTTTCAGCCCATTCCCCAGCCAAAGCCCGCTTATAGGCAGGACGCAGATGGTTGAGCAGTCCCTCATAAAGCTTGGAATCGGTTCGAAAAGCTTCAAAGGAGTATTCCTGTGCCACTGCATCGATAAACTGGTTCGTTACCAGATTAAAGGGCAGCCATTTTTCAGATAACAGCTCCTCGGATTTGACAACAGATGCTTCTGCCAGTTTATTGGCCAGATAAAAGCAGTCATCAATCGATACTTCCCTGCCGAATATCGCTTCAATTTCTTCATGCCGTTCCACAAATGCCTTTTCTTCTCTCGTTAAAACATCCTTTGGTCCTCCGGTGAACGCTTTTCCGATGGAGATCCTTGCATAAGTGACATAAAAGGCGATCAGCATACGGTTAAATGATACATCGCTTAGTTCTACATTAAGCCGTCTTGCTACATCATCAAGAAAGGCTTCACAGGAATACAGGATCTGCATATCTTCCTTTCCTGCCCTGTCCTCAAAAAACAGCGGATCCTCACTGATGGAAAGAATCAGAAGATTCCTGATGTTTTGCTCTTTACCGGAAATCCGGTACCCTTTAAAGGGTGTGGCCTCTACTGCGATGGAATGAAAGCTGAGCATTTCCCTTACTTCCTTTAAATCACCGATGAGGGTATTTCTTGAAATATCAAGTTCCTTCAACAAGTCATCCACCGTGAACTGATCCCCGGACAAGAGTATGGACGTGGTGATCCGCAGTCGCCGGATTCTTAAATTCGACAGAACAAAAGCCGGGGTAGAGTGGATCAGACTCTCAAACTCTATCATCAGCGGTTCCGTATAAAACATCTTCCCCTTATCTGCATTGATTTCAGAGTATCCGGAAGCCTCCAGTAATTCATTTAATTTTTTTATATCACTGTAAATCGTTCTGCTGCTTACAGAAAACTGCTGTGCCAGCTCCCGCACGGTAAACTCACGGTTGCTCTGGCAGACAAGGCGGAATATTTCTAAAAGTCGGTTTTCCATGGTTTCCTCCTTTATGTGATAAGTATAGCATTCCATTGAAATCATCTACAAATCCAATTTGCTTCACTTTTTTTGAATGGATAGGTATATGGCGGGCAAACCACAAAAAAAGACGCCGCTTACGCTGACGCCATATGATGATTCATAAGTCAAGGTTGTTTGAAATACAAAATTTTTAGAAGCTTCCTTATAACTGAATTTGCTCAGATATCAGTTATAAGGAAGCTGAATTTTAAATCATCTAAGAATATAAAAATATATATTGCATGGATAATAAATCAAGTATATAGGTAATGCCATATTTCCCATAAATACTAAGGTAGTCATTTGAGATACTATTCTTACTTATATAAAAAACATCTTCATAAGCACTTTTTAAACTTTGATCCCTGTTTCCTGTTATTAAAAATTTATGGCCTTTTAAACTTTTAACAAATTCAAATGACAGCTCTGCAAACTTTCCAGATGCTGATACAGTAATTATGATATCCTCAGCATTGAAAGATTTTAAAACATTGTTCTTAGTAAATGAATTTGAAATAACATGAGTGACCTTAGATGCAAACATTAATTCCTGCTGAAACTTTGCGATTGTTCCGCTGGTATTGTTTGCACATAAGAATACGATATTAACATCTCTATGAAGCAGCTGACATAAAAAACTTATCTTTTCAAAATTAAAATGCTCATCGATATCTATAATCATGTCATTAATAAGGTTTTTTATATGGCTTTGATAATTGTAATATTCTTCAATATCCCTATATCTTAAATTACTTGGAAATACTAATTTAGTCACTGAACTTTTTAATTTGCTGAAATTATCGTATCCCAGTTGTTCGCAGAATCTTCTGATGGCTGATATGGATGTAAAGCATTCCTCTGTGATTTCTGAAATACTAACACTGGAAATTCTATATAGATTCTTTAAAATGTACTGTGCTAATACATATTCAATATTATCTGATTTTCCTGCGTTAACTATTAATGATAAAGAGTTTAAGAGACCTAAGTTATTGATTTCCACATTACATTCCTCCATTGAGCTTATTAATGCATGATTCCTCTTCTATTATAAGCTGTTTATAACCGGACGGGTATGCAGATAAAAGTGCTCAAAACAGACATTGGAACAACGATCAGAATTCTCATTTGGAACCTGTGAATGCCGCTCTCTTATTGAGTAAGAATGGGCGGCAGTAAGCAGTCGCATTACTTGTTGGAATGACTTCTTCCGGAAGTTTGATTGCCAATTCTTCCATGATATAAGCCCTGCGTTTCTGGATTCGATTCCACACTTCCGGATATTCTTTTTTTATTGCTTCCCGTAATGCCTTGTCAGCCAGCATAACTCCGCTCTCACAGCTGATTCCGCCATAACCGGGAACGGATGGAATGATATCAATCTGGAACAGCATTCCACTCTTTATTCGTTCCTCAGAACCTTTGTATACCGGAGAAGCAAGCCATTCTTCATCGGCACATAGGTGACCGGGGTTTAATGACCATCCATACTGGGCTTTTGGCAGCACTTCCTCTATCTTATCATATAATTCATTTCCGTCCATACCAATCTTAATCGTTTCTAACCAAGTCTTTACCGCAGTGTAGTAGGGAATTGCTACCTTCTTCAAGTAGTCTTTTTCACCTTCCGGCAACTCCTCTTCGCAAAATACCGCATATCCGCCGCGGCTTTGCAATCCACCCTTGAATCCCGTTGTAATTGAAATACGGTCTCCTTTTTTAATTACTTTATTGGTTGGGTATATATTGGCTTTTACAAAACGCTCCCCAGCCGCCATGATTGTTACAACATTATGAGGCTGTCCAAATGCAGCTAATTTTTCTGCAATCTGCATTTCTGTTTTTCCTTCATCAAACGCTTCCATTGCTTCTAATATACAATTTCCTGCAAGTGCAGCCCCGAATTCATAATGTGCTAGTTCATTGGCATTGTTTGTGGTACGTACGCCTCCATCACCAATGAATAAGCCCGCAGCATTAGAAAATCTGGCTTCCCTGCAGTTGCTCATGATTGCTTGTACGATAAAGTAAGGAATATCATATAATGCAGTATTATCCTCGGTTTTGCCGGTAAAATTCTTCCAACCAACAAAACCAATATTTTTTGCTTTTTCCAATCCGCACTGCATGAAAATTTCAGCCACACTTTTCTCTGTCTCCATCGGCTGGTTTGGAAGGGAAAAATACGGCATGTGCACAGCCGTCACTTCAATTCTTGATTTTGCTGCTTTGTTCAAATTCTCATTTCCTAATACCATATACGCCTTACCACAGGAATGAAGCACTAATAAGGCCTCTTCAAAACGTGGCAGGAAACCGCATATGTATTCAAAATTACTTCCGTGTTCCAAATCGGCATAGATAACAACAGTATCATAACCTTTTTCTTTCATCTTTGCCAACAACTTTTCTTTTCTTTCTTCCATTGTTTCATCACTTAATGCAACTGGTACAAGATCCTGCTCTAATTCCGGCGCTTTTATTTCTTTTAGCTGTATCATTATATATTCTCCTTCTTTAAATGTCATCAATCGGAAACATTGGACGCATAATGCGTTTGAATAGCAGCTTTGAAGTATCCTGCAGCGTTGCTCCCTGTGTTAATGACATAACAGTTAATTTGCCTTCTTCTTTTAATTCCGGGAAAATATATCCCTGTTTAACAATAATAATATCATAGTCTTCATAGTTTACACCAGCCGTATGAAACTGGTGTATTTCCACAAAAGGATGATTATTTCCTGAAACTATAATATCAATTGGTTTATCTTTGACACCAATGGTAATACAATCGCCAAAATTCCCTTCTCCTACATAAGAGTATCCGGCCAAATACCCTTTAGCTTTGACCTCAACGTCTAAATCTACTTTTGCGGATAACTCATCCAAATTCATTCCTAAAGAAATTGATACTTTCTCCTCTTCTTCCAAACCGGCTAATTTTGTTAAAGCCTCTGCATCATTTATGCCGGCAAACAAAAACTTCTTGTTACTGGTATTGACAAGTGCCAGCACCTGGCGCAATAGAACTGTATTGCATCCCACGGCTCCAGAGGTTACATTATCCCCGGAATCAGTGATGAATACGGGCTTACCTTTAAATTCTACCGCCATTTTCATTGCTTCTTCCGGCGGTGCAGTCAGTCCGGTATAATGAAATTCATGCCGTTTATCCCATACATACTTGGCTAATTTATCAGCAATATGATTTGCATATTCCTGGTCGGTTTCTGTTGCGGGGATAACAACAATACCGCATCCTGCAACATCACAGTCATGGCGGATATATCCTACATGCCAGGAACAGCTTAAAATTCTTTTATCTTCTTCTAATTCTTCTAAATATTGATTGATGGTTTTAACTGGTTCATCCGCAGAAACACTTTGTTCCCCTCCTAAAATCATGGGTAATTTACGGTATACCGGTGTAATATTTTGACGGGTCTTCAACAGTGCTGCCATCTTTTCACAAACAAACGTAATCGTTTCCTTTATATCTGTATGGGGTGAATTCCGGTAACTGCGAATCAGTGTTGTGCTTTCAACATATTCCTTCGATAAGTTGCCATGAGGATCACAAACCACTGCAACCGGTAAATAAGGCCCGACTAATTTGCGGATCTCCTTCACAATATGGTGATCACCTGATCCGCCCTCTAAATCTTCCACTTCACTTGCTCCATGCAGGTGAAGGTAGATTCCATCAATTTCATGAATGTGCTTTTTGACATCTTCCAAAATTCTATTTTCAATGAAATCAAAGGCATCTTTCTCTAATACACCGCCGGCTGCTGCATTGGCATAAATGGAAGGGATGATTTCAACTCCTTCTCTCCCAAATACATCTTCACATTTCATTTCCCGAATGCAATCTTCTCCAAATAAAAGATTAAAATTTTCCAATCTACTTTTATACGGAATGTTTGCATTGGATTCAATAACAAATTGGGCTATCAATACTTTCATTACATTCTTCCTCCTGAATATGGTTAGAAGTGTGCCTCTCACTATAAAAAATCACCCCTATGAATATTATTCACAGGAGTAATTTTTATAATATTCTTACAAAATAGATTAAGACACCCTTATTTAAAAATTATTTTATTATATTTTATTACTCTGTTTTTGAAAGAATAATCTTGCATGATACAAAAGATACTGCAACTGCCACTACTGATACGATTGCGGCCAAAAAGAAATTCCCCAAGCCGCCATCTTTCTCAACAAAGAACAAAGCTGTTAATAATCCTGGGCATCCTCCCATAACATAGCTCTTTAATCCAAAGATACCAGCAACTAAACCAGCGCTTGCCGCTCCGATTGCAGTACCAATCAAAACTCTTGGCCTCATGATTAATGATCCATAAAATGCCGGTTCCGTAACTCCGCAAAGTGCAGTGATACCAAAAGATGTAATCATACCTTTTTTGCTTTTATCGTTTCGAATGGTTGTAGCTACTGCCAACGCACTCCCACCAATACACAGGTTCGAGATATATCCCATAACCATAATCGCCGGATCATATCCAATCGTCGCAACGCTGTTAAATCCAATCGGCATAATGGCTTTGTCTAATCCCAGCATGACCATGTAAGGGTAAACCACCGCAAAGATCGGCATGGCTATTCCGCCAATTGCACTCATTAAGTTTGTAATTCCAACACCTACATAAGTACTTAAAACAGTTCCTATCGGCCCTAAAATAATTAAAGTGACAGGGACAACAACGATCATTGTACATAATGGTTTCAAAAAGTATCTCACGGTTTCAGGAATATACTTCTGGAATAACTTGTCCACAAAATACATAAATCCAATGCCTAGCATAATCGGCAATACACTGCCTGTATATTCTACCACCGGAATACCAATTCCCAAGAAGCTTAATCCTGCTGCCCCGCTAATATTTGAACTAACTAAAAGGCCGCCTAAAAATGCGCCCATGATTGGTTCCATTTTTAAACGTTTCGCCATTGTAAATCCAATGTAAACCGGCAAAAAGGTAAACGCAGCACTGAAAATCGAAGTTAAAATAACCGCAGTACCAGAATCCATGGCAACACCAAAGTAGTTAACCAGTAAGTTTTTAAATGCCAGAATCATTCCGCCTGTAATCAGCGCAGGAACAATCGGCATAAAAACTGCGGCCATGAAGTTACCAAATTTATTAACATAGTACATCGCCTTTTTTTCTTCCGGTTCTTCCAGGGAAACTGTTTCGCTGGTTATGCCTTCTTTCCAGCCTGACACATCTAAGAAATCGTTATATGCTTCATTCACATTAGGCCCAATGATAATCTGGACCTGTCCGGCTTTGCTGACAATGCCCAGGACATTTTCAATTCCTTTTAATGCTTCTTCATTTACAAGTTTCTTGCTGTTGTAGTGTAAACGAAGCCTGGTTGCACAGTGCTCAACATGATTTAAGTTTTCTATACCACCGACATGTTCTAATACTTGCTTTGACATCTCAACATATTTCATTTTATTTTTCCTCCACCCATAATTATTCTTCAATAAAATTTATCATTATATAGCTATATCAAAATTTTTAAATCATGTTAACAGCCAAATCGTTATCCGTTACCATATTTGTATACTTCAATACCCTTTTTAGATGCCCCTTTTGGCTGCGATAAGCGCTTTATACCAGTAGTAGCTTTCCTTTGGAATTCGTCTGTTGTTGTTTTTAAAATCAACTCTGACAATTCCATACCGCTTTTCATAGCCATTAATCCAACTATAGAGATCCATGGAAGACCACATATAATACCCTTGTACATTGACGCCTTCTTCTTTCGCCTGTAACATGTAGTCGATAAATTCACTGCATATTTCTATTCTTTCAGTATCTTTCACATAGCCATTATCATCGGGAGTTTCATATTGACCGCATCCGTTTTCCGTGATATAAACCAAAATATCTCCATATTTTGCCTTGATTTCCTTTAAGGCATTGTACATACATTTTGGATAGACTTCTCTACCCCAAAGATTGCGTTTAACATCAGGGTCAAATGATGTTTCAAACAGATCCTTTATACGAATGCCTTCTTTGGATTTTGATCCTTTTCCCTTATTATTGTGGAAAATTTCTGTTTCACCCTCAGAATAATCGGTTATATACTGACGATTATAAAGATTTAAGCCAATATAATCGATCTTGCCTTTTTCAAAGGCAGGAATATCTTCTTCATAAATAAATGAAGCATCGACATGATTATCCTCTAACACCTTGCTTAGTTCAGCCGGAATTTTACCAAATACGGCGGTATCTAAAACCATACGGTTGTAAAAAATATCAGCTCTTAATTTTACTAATTCTTTTTCTTTCGTGTCAGGGTCTAATTCAACATTTCCATTGTCATGAACAATCCCAATGATTCCTTTCATACCTAACACTTTATAGCTTTGAACGGCTTTCGCACTACCCAGCATCAGGTTATAAAGAACGTTCCAAAAGCGACTGAAATCAGCCTTGTAGTTTGGCGGATAATTTCCTACAACATAGCTGCAGTACGCATAATATCTTGGTTCATTGATCGTAGACCAAATCTTAACCCGGTCTCCAAAGTTTTCAAAGCACACTTTTGCATATTGATTAAAAGCATCTACAACTTTTCGGTTCTCCCATCCGCCGATTTTAGCCATCTCATTGGGGAGGTCGTAATGAAATAATGTCACATTAGGAGTAATTCCTTTTTCCATACAATAGTTAATAACATTGTTATAAAATTCAATACCTTTCGGATTGACCTCGCCAACTCCCCGCGGAATGATTCTGGCCCATGAGATTGAGAATCTATAAGTATTTTGGTTTCCTTCTGCCATCAGGTCTATATCTTCTTTAAACCTATGGTAAAAATCACTGGCAACGTCACCATCTTCATTGTTAATATTCAGAGAACTTTCATGGTTAAAGACATCCCATTCATTTAAGCCTTTCCCATCTTCGTCCCAACCTCCTTCACATTGATAAGCAGCGGTTGCCGAGCCCCATAAAAAATTTCCTTTGATACTCATGTTTTTTCTGTATTCCTCTCTTAAACAATTATCGCAAAACGTTTTACACTTTTTATTATAATCTTTTTAAAAATTTCATGTAGTTCAGAATACGAACGATTTTATAGCCGGCTTTAGCTTTCGTTATCTATAATAAAAAAAGCATTAAGGTGAGGGGACTTCTTTCACCTTAATGCTTATTTTATTTAACTATTTTTTGTTTTGAAATTAGTTTTAGATTGGTTTTGCAATGGTTTTTATATGGCTTGACAATCAAGCCATTATCTCCTTCCCCCGGCTTGGATTTGCTGTTATCTTAATACGCCGTTTTCATCGGGAATAAATGTCTTGGCTGATGTAAGCATGCGGCCATCTTTTTGAAGATAGTATGTTTTGCCTTCCAGGGTGATGAATCCTGTTCTCATAATTCCACTCTCAGGATCCAAGTAATACCAGTTACCATTATCTTTCAGCCAGCCTGTATATGATAGGCCATTGTTATCATAAAAATACCAGTTGCCGTCCTTTTTTACCCAGCCGGTCTGCATATCCGATGTGACGGAATTTGGGAATACCATGATTTTTGAAATCGCATTATCCGTTGACCAGACAAGGCAATTACGTCCTTTTGTCAGGTCATGGACTGTAACAATGTTACGGGTTAAATATGGAAACAGGTTACTTTGCTCTGTTATCCTGTATTGTTTCCCTGTATCAGAGGTAAGGGTGCCCGTCTTCCCATCTGAGTTTATAGACATAGACGCTACCGTTATGTATTCCGGAACCTGATAATCAGCCGGGATTTTACAAAGCACTGTAAAGGCATTTGTCATAGGCGGCAGACTCATAGTCATAACCGGACTAATGTCAGCATAAATAAATTCTCCTTCCTGTATTTGTTCAACTGCTTCAGGATCTCCGCTGACGGCGTTTAAAATTTTCGACTCAGAGGAAAGGTTCAAAATGATTTCCTGGTCTGCACTGGCACCGTCTTTCCTTATCATACGGAGTCTGTTTTCGGATACCTGGGTAACTGTTCCGTAAATACGTATGGAGCTTGGCAATGAAGTCTGTTCCTCTGCTTGTGTTGTAAAAGCACTCGCCGACAGGACTAATGCTAAGGAGCTAATACCGGTTAACAGTAACTTTAAATATTTCTTCATGTTTTGTCCTCCTTCATCTTTATAAGAATAGTATAACAGCAGATCCCATATTTTGGCATTACGATATATTTACAATTTACTTAATGATCGTTAGGATTTAGTCAATTTCCTTACATTGGGAACTTATTATTGATCGTTAGCAAGTTCGATGGTACTATTATAATAAAGATTATTTATGTAACTGCAGGGGTGGGGGATGATTTATGCCAGTAATCAAAGGGTTGGAATGGACTTTTAACACTGAGGCCGAAAAATATGAAAAGATGCGCCCTGGTTATGTTCCAGAACTATACGAAGATATTTTTAATTATATTGCAATTGATAAAACCAGTAATGTTTTGGAGGTTGGAATCGGTGGAGGGCAAGCAACATTACCGATTCTAAAAACAGGCTGCAAGATAACCGCTGTGGAATATGGTGAAAATTTCACAAAATTATGTCGTCAGAAATTTAAGGAATTTTCGACTTTTTCAACCGTAACAGCAAAATTTGAATACCTTGTGTACGATAAAAATATTTATGATTTAATCTATTCTGCATCTGCATTTCACTGGATACCAGAAGAAATTGGGTATACAAAAGTTTTTGATATGCTAAAAAGCGGCGGTGTCTTTGCTCGTTTTGCAAATCATCCATACAAAGATAAAGGCAGAGAAGAAATTCATGAGGCACTTCAGAAGATATATTCTATATATATGCCTGGTGCTGTAAGTGCCAATGAATACAGTGAGAATGAAGCTAAAAAACTTGCGGATATGGCTCAGAAATACGGTTTTGTTGATATAAGTTATAAATTATATCATAGAACAAGATCCTTTACAGCAAGTGAATACATATCGCTACTCGGTACTTATTCCGACCACATTGCTATTGAAGAGCATACCAGAAAAAAGTTCTTTTCAGAAATTGAAGAAACGATTCATAATTTTGGCGGCCAAATCGCTATATATGATACTATCGATTTACAGCTTGCGAGGAAACCATAATATTCTTTTGTTAGAATAATGCGAATATAATTTATTTAACAACCAAATTCAATACTTAGGAGGTTTAGATGATTTCAGACAAAAATAAGGATTGGAAAAATAGCTTTCCTCTGATGATTTGTGCTATCATTATAGCAGTCGGATTTATTATTGCTGCATTGGTTTTTGCGAACATTATGGCTGACCGCCCTATGATGGGCAATTTTAACGGTAGTATATCATCGAATAGCTATACGTATCCCGATCTTATGGAAATTGATGTTTTGCAGCAATATTTGGGTATATATCCGTCTCATGATGAATACGATAACGAAGGTTATGGTGATAACTATGACAAAATAGACAGTAAACTTCGTTCCGATTTGCAAAATAATATTTTGAATGGAGTTTGGCCAGAGTTCCCTTATGTACAGATTAACGACCGGCTTTATTTTAGTAAGCAAGCAGTTGATGATTGGTTTGCTGAACAAAGTAAACAACAACTTCGTATTAAATAAACATTATATGAAGCAGATAAACTTCAGATCAATAATGGTAATCATAGATAACTAATTAATCAGTAATTGATATGCTTCCCTTATATAAACAGCTTAACTATAAAACTGTTTATATAAGGGAAGCATATTTTCATGTCTGGATAACTTTCTTATATTATTAAATAAAAAAATCGGAAATTGGGGGATTTAAAAATGAAAAAAGAATTCAAACGGTGTCCGTAAAATTAACAAATCTGAGTTATATGGATTTTCATGGAATGAGTACGTTCTTACAATACCTTCCCCTCTTATTGTGGTAACTAGCTATAATGATAATGGAAAACCAAACGTTACAATGAAGTCCTGGTCAATAAAGTTTCCCATCAAAGAAATAAACCACTTAAAAAGATCACCAGAGTTTGAGTACCCACAATGATAATATAATTCTGTACCGAAAGGACAAAGGTCTTTTCTTTGATATGTTCCGCTCTGAAGCGGCAGATGTTTTTATGCACAGGAATAATGGTGATTAACGCCAGCAGACAGATCGGGGATAAGATCCCCAGCGCAACAGACGCCGCCCATGTCAAATAAGTTACATAATATAGTCCGGCAAAAACTCCCAATGCATTTTTGCCGAAAAAGTAAGGTAGCGTATAACGCCCTACCGTAATATCCTTTTCCAGATCGCAGATATTGTTAGCCAGCATAATGTTGGCAGTCGCACAGATTGGCCCTGCTGAAACTAAAAGCAGAGAAAACGCAGGC
This genomic stretch from Lacrimispora sphenoides harbors:
- a CDS encoding class I SAM-dependent methyltransferase, producing the protein MPVIKGLEWTFNTEAEKYEKMRPGYVPELYEDIFNYIAIDKTSNVLEVGIGGGQATLPILKTGCKITAVEYGENFTKLCRQKFKEFSTFSTVTAKFEYLVYDKNIYDLIYSASAFHWIPEEIGYTKVFDMLKSGGVFARFANHPYKDKGREEIHEALQKIYSIYMPGAVSANEYSENEAKKLADMAQKYGFVDISYKLYHRTRSFTASEYISLLGTYSDHIAIEEHTRKKFFSEIEETIHNFGGQIAIYDTIDLQLARKP